A portion of the Acidobacteriaceae bacterium genome contains these proteins:
- the murD gene encoding UDP-N-acetylmuramoyl-L-alanine--D-glutamate ligase gives MDVKGKRILVAGIGKSGLAAAHFLKQRGARVTISDSRPATLIAELPGLLDSAVDVEVGGHGLLTFRRQDLIVVSPGVPLSVPEIKQVRALGMRVIGELELGYQFLAGEVIAITGSNGKTTTTTLVGEILQASGKPTQVGGNIGTPVTEMVEGSTAETWSVLEVSSFQLETIETFKPRIAAVLNITPDHLDRHGSFENYAAAKARITEKQDASDFLVLNGEDEPTKLVAAKTKAQIFWFSAKRQVKRGAFVDRDAVVFRREENGPFEPVLPVSEIPLAGQHNVENVLAAVVMAKLAGVESEVIRATVATFKAVEHRLEFTREVDGVRYYNDSKATNVDATAKAVEAFVGGVHLILGGKDKDSDYATLASLLRERVKMVITIGTAAEKIERQLSGVVKIERAGTMERAVLLAKELAVTGDVVLLAPACASFDQFQNYEHRGRVFKEIVGRL, from the coding sequence ATGGACGTCAAAGGCAAACGGATTCTGGTTGCAGGCATTGGGAAGAGCGGGCTTGCGGCGGCGCACTTTTTGAAGCAGCGTGGAGCGCGGGTGACGATCTCGGATTCGCGTCCGGCGACGTTGATTGCGGAGCTTCCGGGGTTGTTGGATAGTGCTGTCGATGTTGAGGTTGGCGGGCATGGCTTGCTGACCTTTCGTCGGCAGGATTTGATTGTAGTTTCGCCAGGTGTGCCGCTGAGCGTGCCGGAGATCAAGCAGGTACGCGCGCTCGGGATGCGTGTGATCGGCGAGTTGGAGCTGGGGTATCAGTTCCTCGCAGGTGAGGTGATTGCGATCACCGGATCGAATGGCAAGACCACGACGACGACGCTGGTGGGCGAGATTTTGCAGGCCTCTGGCAAGCCTACGCAGGTGGGTGGGAATATCGGTACGCCTGTGACCGAGATGGTGGAGGGCTCGACAGCGGAGACGTGGTCTGTGCTTGAGGTTTCCAGCTTTCAACTGGAAACGATCGAGACGTTCAAACCTCGCATTGCGGCGGTGTTGAACATTACGCCCGATCATCTCGATAGGCATGGGTCGTTTGAGAACTATGCGGCGGCGAAGGCGCGCATCACCGAGAAGCAGGATGCGAGTGATTTCCTGGTATTGAACGGTGAGGATGAGCCGACGAAGCTGGTCGCTGCGAAGACGAAGGCGCAGATTTTCTGGTTTAGCGCGAAGCGGCAGGTGAAGCGCGGAGCGTTTGTGGATCGCGATGCGGTGGTGTTTCGTCGCGAAGAAAATGGGCCGTTTGAGCCGGTGTTGCCGGTGAGCGAAATTCCGCTGGCCGGGCAGCACAACGTGGAGAATGTGCTGGCTGCGGTGGTAATGGCGAAGCTGGCGGGTGTCGAGAGCGAAGTGATTCGCGCGACGGTGGCGACGTTCAAGGCTGTGGAGCATCGGCTGGAGTTCACGCGCGAGGTAGATGGCGTGCGTTACTACAACGATTCGAAGGCCACGAATGTGGATGCTACGGCGAAGGCGGTGGAGGCTTTTGTGGGCGGCGTTCACCTGATTCTCGGCGGCAAGGACAAGGATTCGGATTATGCCACGCTGGCCTCGCTACTGCGCGAGCGGGTGAAGATGGTTATCACGATTGGTACGGCTGCGGAAAAGATTGAGCGGCAACTGTCCGGTGTCGTGAAGATAGAGAGAGCGGGAACGATGGAGCGCGCGGTGTTGCTGGCGAAGGAGCTGGCGGTGACGGGCGACGTTGTTCTGCTGGCGCCGGCGTGTGCCAGCTTTGATCAGTTTCAGAACTACGAGCATCGTGGCCGCGTCTTCAAGGAGATCGTTGGCCGCTTGTAG